The Gordonia terrae genome contains the following window.
CCTCGTCGGTGACGGCGAGGAGCACATCCACCCACCGTTCCACGTAGCGGCGCTGCAACAGTCGAACCCGATGATTGGCGGCCGGGGTCATCGACGGCAGGTCGCGATCCTGCACGGTGATGAGGTCGGGGCGGGTGACGAGCACGTCGATGTGAAAGCCGATGAGCGCCACCAGCGTTTCCGACGGGGAGCCACCGCGGTCGGCGACCTCGCTGCCGCCGTCGTGCAGTCGCTGACTGATGTCGATGAGCATCTCGTCGAGCAGCTCGGTCTTGGAGGAGAAATGGCGGTACATCGCCGGTCCGCTCACCCCGACAGCCCGTCCGATGTCTTCCAGCCGTACCCCCGCGAACCCGCGCTCGGCCATCTGACGAGCGGCGGCGGACAGCAATTCGGCACGACGGGCCGCCTTGGCCTGGGTTCGGCGCGTCGGCGGACGATTCGTGGCTTCCGATTCGTCCTCGCGCGGTTCGTGCGTTGCGGACATCGATCCCGCACTCTACGCGTCCGTGCATGCGAACGAGATGCAGCCTGACCGACGTCGGCGGGCGGATCCCGGTGGCGGGTGACCCGGTCGAATGAAAACTGCGCCGGCCACCGCTTCCGGGGCCGGCGAGGGCTTAGTCTTGCGCATGGTCGCGCGCCGGACGGCGGGCGCAGGACAGTCCGGAAGGGCGGCGGGCCGAGTCCCGCATCAGCGACGAGGAGCGGATCGTGAATCCAGGCGAACCCCAGCACCCGGGCGGTCAGTGGTCAGGCGTTCCGCAGGGCCCGCCGCAGACCGGAGGCTTCGCCGGAAACCAGGACCAGACGGCCCACGTTCAGCACCCCGGCACCGGAGGTGTTCCCGGTCAGCAGTGGAACACCGGCGCGCAGTACCCGCCTCCCGGTTGGGGGCAGCCGACCCGTGGCCCGCGTGCCGACCTGTCGGTGATCTTCGCGCTGGCCTCCGCGCTCGCCGGGATCGTCACCTACTTCATGGGTTTCCTCAGTTGGGTCTCGGTGTCGGCGGGCGCCGAGGAGGAACTCAACCGGTGGGGCACCGACTTCGAGGAGGGACAGGGTGGGATTCCCGCGTTCTTCTCCTACGAGATCGTCCTGAACCCCGGGAAGTTCTTCATCGCACTCGGGGTCGTGGGCATCGCGGCGACGTTCGTCCTGGTTCCTCGCTATCGCAGGGCGCTGCCGTTCCTGGCGGTCGTCGGGGTGGCCGCGTGGCTGGCGCTGTTCGCCGCGGCCCTCATCACTCCGCCGTTCCTCGATCTGGGCGCCGGCGCGATCGTCGGACTGATCCTGGGCTTCCTGCAGGTGGCGCTGCTCGTCGCGGCCGCCTTCTTGTACGGTCTGAAGAAGGATGACGCGCACCACTCCTGACCACGGACCCGACGATCCGATCGTCGGTCTCCTGCGTCGTGCCGGGTGTGTCTTCGCCGAAGAGGAAGCCGCACTGTTTCGCGAGCAGGCCACCGG
Protein-coding sequences here:
- a CDS encoding TetR/AcrR family transcriptional regulator, producing the protein MSATHEPREDESEATNRPPTRRTQAKAARRAELLSAAARQMAERGFAGVRLEDIGRAVGVSGPAMYRHFSSKTELLDEMLIDISQRLHDGGSEVADRGGSPSETLVALIGFHIDVLVTRPDLITVQDRDLPSMTPAANHRVRLLQRRYVERWVDVLLAVTDEAGMALDRAEARVRVHAMFGLLNSSPRLPAFDQNGLRRLLTAMALAALRCEVPDQVGPGTS
- a CDS encoding DUF5336 domain-containing protein produces the protein MNPGEPQHPGGQWSGVPQGPPQTGGFAGNQDQTAHVQHPGTGGVPGQQWNTGAQYPPPGWGQPTRGPRADLSVIFALASALAGIVTYFMGFLSWVSVSAGAEEELNRWGTDFEEGQGGIPAFFSYEIVLNPGKFFIALGVVGIAATFVLVPRYRRALPFLAVVGVAAWLALFAAALITPPFLDLGAGAIVGLILGFLQVALLVAAAFLYGLKKDDAHHS